A single genomic interval of Streptomyces sp. 1222.5 harbors:
- a CDS encoding PP2C family protein-serine/threonine phosphatase, which produces MTGRAAVRAERFRILLVEDDDGDALLVEELLYDTDMPHALTRCRTAADARTALASHPVDCVLLDLHLPDASGVETVQAVQAATRAAIIVLTGLEEPRAGVDALAAGAQDYLVKGKVDPDLMQRAVRYAVQRKQAERANADLQIGRLRAEENARLERGLLPEPLLSPGAVTASSRYYPGRAQALLGGDFLDVVQTDDGQVHAVIGDVSGHGPDAAALGVCLRIAWRALTLGGHRDQHLLHLLEQIHIAERTGSDLFATCTLITLDAGARILTLHLAGHHEPLLITPDGTREIAAAHGVALGIAPGLGKWPATTLALPARGALIAYTDGLVEGFADSTGARLGVEGLLRIIDGIRTPDPGIHLDRLIAGTRTLNADRHTDDLAVLRLDWNAGLPGSDGPRP; this is translated from the coding sequence GTGACCGGCCGGGCCGCGGTTCGCGCGGAGCGGTTCCGCATCCTGCTGGTCGAGGACGACGACGGAGACGCCCTCCTGGTCGAGGAACTCCTCTACGACACCGACATGCCGCACGCCCTGACGCGCTGCCGCACGGCCGCCGACGCGCGAACGGCGCTCGCCTCGCACCCCGTCGACTGCGTCCTGCTCGACCTGCACCTGCCCGACGCGTCCGGAGTGGAGACGGTCCAGGCCGTCCAGGCCGCCACCCGTGCCGCCATCATCGTGCTGACCGGCCTCGAGGAACCCCGCGCCGGAGTCGACGCCCTCGCCGCCGGCGCCCAGGACTACCTCGTCAAGGGCAAGGTCGACCCCGACCTGATGCAACGCGCCGTCCGCTACGCCGTCCAGCGAAAGCAGGCCGAGCGCGCCAACGCGGACCTCCAGATCGGGCGCCTGCGCGCCGAGGAGAACGCCCGTCTGGAACGCGGTCTGCTGCCGGAACCGCTGCTCTCGCCCGGCGCCGTCACCGCCTCCAGCCGCTACTACCCCGGCCGGGCACAGGCTCTCCTCGGCGGTGACTTCCTCGATGTCGTCCAGACCGACGACGGACAGGTCCACGCCGTCATCGGAGATGTCAGCGGCCACGGCCCGGACGCCGCCGCGCTCGGTGTCTGTCTGCGCATAGCCTGGCGTGCCCTGACGCTCGGCGGCCACCGCGACCAGCATCTGCTGCACCTCCTGGAACAGATCCACATCGCCGAACGCACGGGCAGCGACCTGTTCGCGACCTGCACCCTCATCACCCTCGATGCGGGTGCGCGCATCCTCACCCTGCACCTGGCCGGGCACCACGAGCCCCTCCTCATCACCCCCGACGGGACCCGGGAGATCGCCGCCGCGCACGGAGTCGCCCTCGGTATCGCGCCCGGTCTCGGCAAGTGGCCCGCGACCACCCTCGCGCTGCCCGCCCGGGGCGCGCTCATCGCCTACACCGACGGCCTCGTCGAAGGTTTCGCCGACAGCACCGGCGCCCGGCTCGGCGTGGAGGGCCTGCTGCGCATCATCGACGGCATCCGCACCCCCGACCCCGGCATCCACCTGGACCGGCTGATCGCGGGCACCCGCACCCTGAACGCCGACCGGCACACCGACGACCTCGCCGTCCTCCGCCTCGACTGGAACGCCGGCCTGCCCGGCTCCGACGGCCCGCGGCCCTGA
- a CDS encoding ATP-binding protein has protein sequence MQSAIQTEPSATAAFSGWTTRRWLRTGVAGTLLVLAVLGSLGGWAMWRTSQITTQLVDRRSPALIDAMRVEQALVNQETGIRGYGLSGRSDFLQPYAEGVSDEKAALRRLRPLVEGDTRARADLATVEELAGTWQKRIAEPVSAAPAQEAVVLSTRRAAEGKSEFDALRGAMTRQQAHLQSEREQAVRDLRRAVTLRNWMFAVIAMVIALVAVLVFEGLRRGVTGPLARLGTAAREVARGRFDRSLAGTGPADLRQLASDVDSMRRRLVEELQFSEAARRLLDEQAEDLKRSNTELEQFAYVASHDLQEPLRKVSSFTQLLQRRYGGQLDDKADQYIAFAVDGANRMQLLINDLLAFSRVGRVHNDHQTVDLEGVLNRTLDVLSVAVEESGAEITHDPLPTVVGDSTQLGMLWQNLLSNAIKFRSPDRPPRIHVGAVSDDGVWEFTVTDNGIGIAPEFQEKVFVLFQRLHTKDAYPGTGIGLAMCKKVVEFHGGTIGIDPDYKPGTRVVLTLPAVGPAPAAERETQS, from the coding sequence TCGGATCACTGGGCGGCTGGGCCATGTGGCGTACGTCCCAGATCACGACCCAGCTGGTCGACCGGCGCTCGCCCGCGCTGATCGACGCCATGCGGGTGGAACAGGCTCTCGTCAACCAGGAGACGGGCATCCGCGGCTACGGACTGTCGGGCCGCTCGGACTTCCTCCAGCCGTACGCGGAGGGCGTGTCCGACGAGAAGGCCGCCCTGCGCCGACTGCGGCCCCTGGTCGAGGGTGACACCCGGGCCCGCGCCGACCTGGCCACCGTGGAGGAGCTGGCCGGCACCTGGCAGAAGCGCATCGCCGAGCCCGTCTCTGCCGCCCCCGCCCAGGAGGCGGTCGTACTGTCCACCCGGCGGGCCGCCGAGGGCAAGTCGGAGTTCGACGCGTTGCGCGGCGCGATGACCCGGCAGCAGGCCCACCTGCAGAGCGAGCGGGAGCAGGCCGTGCGCGACCTGCGGCGGGCGGTGACCCTGCGGAACTGGATGTTCGCCGTCATCGCCATGGTCATCGCCCTCGTCGCCGTGCTCGTCTTCGAGGGGCTGCGCCGCGGTGTCACCGGCCCGCTCGCCCGGCTGGGCACGGCCGCCCGTGAGGTGGCCCGGGGCCGTTTCGACCGCTCCCTCGCCGGCACCGGCCCCGCCGACCTGCGGCAACTGGCCTCCGACGTGGACTCGATGCGCCGACGGCTGGTGGAGGAGCTCCAGTTCAGTGAGGCGGCCCGCCGTCTGCTGGACGAGCAGGCGGAGGACCTCAAGCGGTCGAACACGGAACTGGAGCAGTTCGCCTACGTCGCCAGCCACGACCTCCAGGAGCCGCTGCGCAAGGTGTCCAGCTTCACCCAGCTCCTCCAGCGGCGCTACGGCGGACAGCTGGACGACAAGGCGGACCAGTACATCGCGTTCGCCGTCGACGGCGCCAACCGCATGCAGCTCCTGATCAACGACCTGCTGGCCTTCTCGCGGGTCGGCCGGGTGCACAACGACCACCAGACGGTGGACCTCGAAGGCGTGCTGAACCGGACGCTGGACGTGCTGAGCGTGGCCGTGGAGGAGAGCGGGGCCGAGATCACCCACGACCCGTTGCCCACGGTCGTCGGGGACAGCACCCAGCTGGGCATGCTGTGGCAGAACCTGCTGTCCAACGCGATCAAGTTCCGCAGCCCGGACCGCCCGCCCCGGATCCACGTCGGCGCCGTGTCCGACGACGGCGTCTGGGAGTTCACGGTCACGGACAACGGCATCGGCATCGCACCGGAGTTCCAGGAGAAGGTGTTCGTCCTCTTCCAGCGGCTGCACACCAAGGACGCCTATCCGGGCACGGGCATCGGTCTCGCGATGTGCAAGAAGGTCGTCGAGTTCCACGGCGGCACGATCGGGATCGACCCCGACTACAAGCCGGGCACCCGAGTCGTCCTCACCCTGCCCGCCGTCGGGCCCGCGCCCGCCGCCGAGAGAGAGACGCAGTCGTGA